The Persephonella sp. IF05-L8 genome contains a region encoding:
- a CDS encoding 6-carboxytetrahydropterin synthase gives MPYIVRVRREFQAAHYLTDYHGKPEPLHGHTWEVELFIRADKLDKGGMGFDFVEIHKFLDKILPDYQCMNDIYDFSPSAENVARYIYDKVKEKYPTLQKVVVWETKHGGAEYFEE, from the coding sequence ATGCCATATATAGTTCGTGTCCGTAGAGAATTTCAGGCCGCCCATTATCTAACCGATTATCATGGAAAACCTGAACCCCTTCATGGACATACATGGGAAGTAGAACTTTTTATCCGTGCAGATAAATTAGATAAAGGTGGAATGGGATTTGATTTTGTAGAAATTCATAAATTTTTAGATAAAATACTCCCAGATTATCAATGTATGAATGATATCTATGATTTTTCCCCAAGTGCTGAAAATGTTGCCAGATATATATACGACAAAGTAAAAGAAAAATACCCCACCCTCCAGAAAGTTGTTGTATGGGAGACAAAACACGGCGGCGCTGAATACTTTGAAGAATAA
- the rgy gene encoding reverse gyrase — protein MESKVIPLIYKNMCPNCGGDITSERLFKGLVCENCLPDEVPREDLCDFLGYGKFLDVCQLWSKVRDFKEFFRQIIKNDLWSIQETWATRFFLNISYALLAPTGIGKTTFGLVLSKYLKDKENKKAYLIFPTQMLVNQAHERLVSFGVPEEDILAYTSKFAKTKKKQEEYKERIKNNDFKILLTTTMFLYKNIDIIPKGEYALVFVDDVDSILKSAKNIDKVLMLLGFTQEDIDYTLKFITFKQNLFKKGQPTEEDFELFQHWQAKIQKIAEKRKGVLIVSSATSNPRSKRVNLFRELLGFEVGRPSLTLRNIEDIYEKPEKVWEKSIDVIKKLGKGGLAFLSSSETRETLEKYVEFLNQNGISAVSYEELMDRLDEYKEGKIQVAVGFASYRNPLARGIDLPDVIRYAVFVGVPKLQFNIRFEEEFIHLYYFMLSLTPFLARKKLLDPLEVKQLYDYINYLKIYAFIPPEKLEPEKLNKMRQIQQYVKKLIEKPEIFSAVQQSPEITLRKEGDTFILTTADVTGYIQASGRTSRLYAGGLTKGLAYLLVDDDKAFYSLQKKVRWFSEDIEFKPVEEVNLEEILKQIDEDREKVKKVLSGEFIKEERQSFLTTVVIVESPNKARTIANFFGKPLRRKLKNLDAYEIAIGERFLTIVASKGHVYDLNKEEYYFGVKKNGELVPIFEPIDESKNNIIQSIRELDLEVNEIFIATDPDTEGEKISYDLFLNSLPYNYNVKRAEFHEVTKRAFLEAIKNYRDFDVNLVKAQLVRRVADRWIGFTISQYIQKKLHRHWLSAGRVQTPVLEWVINRTDEAKQKIAIVRVEINGYPFEFQFEDRKKAKWFYDHLEFVIVKALEKEEEHLFVKPFTTDVMLSEAARELRFSPQETMQLAQDLFEAGLITYHRTDSIRVSEAGVFVAKEYITENFGEEYFKPRTFSTAGGAHECIRPTRPMDADDLRSMIYTMNLQGITNKHIRLYDLIFRRFMASQMRETVVEKTTYDIRAFDEELQEGVLTRIIEHGYDLILPVKVYSIPEGKIDVKDKKSYHLKPKVPYYTFATLIQDMKEKGIGRPSTYAVTVQKLLDRHYIVERRGYLFPTKLGRTVMALIKKREDIYKFVNENYTKQLEEIMDKVEKGEADYQEELEKLFNELKEKKLFFKVELGRYAYEE, from the coding sequence ATGGAAAGCAAAGTAATACCCCTTATATACAAAAATATGTGTCCAAACTGCGGAGGAGATATTACTTCTGAAAGGCTCTTTAAAGGTCTTGTGTGTGAAAATTGCCTTCCTGATGAGGTTCCACGGGAGGATTTATGTGATTTCTTAGGCTACGGAAAGTTCCTTGATGTTTGCCAGCTATGGAGCAAAGTCAGGGACTTTAAGGAGTTTTTCAGACAAATCATAAAAAATGATTTATGGTCTATACAGGAAACATGGGCAACAAGATTTTTCCTGAACATATCTTATGCATTACTTGCCCCAACAGGAATAGGAAAAACCACATTTGGACTTGTTTTATCAAAATACCTGAAAGACAAAGAAAATAAAAAAGCATATCTAATTTTCCCTACCCAGATGCTTGTAAATCAAGCACATGAAAGACTGGTATCCTTTGGCGTTCCTGAAGAGGATATCCTCGCATACACTTCAAAATTTGCAAAAACAAAGAAAAAACAGGAAGAATACAAAGAAAGAATAAAGAATAATGATTTTAAAATTCTCCTGACCACAACAATGTTTTTATACAAAAATATAGACATTATTCCCAAAGGAGAATATGCCTTAGTCTTTGTTGATGACGTTGATAGCATCCTGAAATCTGCAAAAAATATAGATAAAGTTCTTATGCTTCTTGGTTTTACACAGGAAGACATTGATTACACATTAAAATTCATAACATTTAAACAAAATCTATTCAAAAAAGGACAACCAACAGAGGAAGATTTTGAATTATTCCAGCACTGGCAGGCAAAAATCCAGAAAATAGCAGAAAAAAGAAAAGGTGTTCTTATAGTTTCCTCAGCCACTTCAAACCCAAGGTCAAAAAGGGTAAATCTGTTTAGAGAACTACTTGGTTTTGAAGTTGGAAGACCATCTTTAACCCTAAGGAATATTGAAGATATATATGAAAAACCTGAAAAAGTATGGGAAAAAAGTATTGATGTAATTAAAAAACTTGGAAAAGGTGGATTGGCATTTTTATCTTCATCAGAAACCAGGGAAACACTGGAAAAATATGTGGAATTTCTAAACCAGAACGGCATTTCAGCAGTATCCTATGAAGAACTTATGGACAGGCTTGATGAATACAAAGAAGGTAAAATTCAGGTTGCCGTTGGATTTGCCAGCTACAGAAACCCTCTGGCAAGGGGAATTGACCTGCCTGATGTGATTAGATATGCAGTTTTTGTCGGTGTTCCAAAACTCCAGTTTAATATCCGATTTGAAGAAGAATTTATTCATCTTTATTACTTTATGTTGTCCCTAACACCATTCCTTGCAAGGAAAAAGCTGTTAGACCCTCTGGAAGTAAAACAGCTCTATGATTACATAAACTACCTGAAGATATACGCCTTTATCCCTCCTGAAAAGCTTGAGCCTGAAAAACTGAATAAAATGCGTCAGATACAGCAATACGTCAAAAAACTGATAGAAAAACCTGAGATTTTCTCAGCTGTCCAGCAATCTCCGGAAATCACCCTTAGAAAAGAAGGAGATACATTTATCCTGACCACCGCTGACGTAACAGGTTATATTCAGGCTTCAGGAAGAACTTCCAGATTATATGCAGGAGGTTTAACAAAAGGACTGGCATATCTACTTGTGGATGATGATAAAGCATTTTATTCTCTGCAAAAAAAAGTAAGATGGTTCAGTGAGGATATAGAGTTCAAGCCTGTTGAAGAGGTTAATCTTGAGGAAATTTTAAAGCAAATTGATGAAGACAGAGAAAAAGTCAAAAAAGTCTTGTCTGGAGAATTCATAAAAGAAGAAAGACAATCATTCCTTACAACTGTTGTTATTGTTGAATCTCCCAATAAAGCAAGAACAATAGCCAACTTTTTTGGAAAACCACTTAGAAGAAAACTAAAAAATCTGGATGCCTATGAAATTGCCATCGGTGAAAGATTTCTGACCATCGTTGCAAGTAAAGGACATGTTTATGACCTGAATAAAGAGGAATATTACTTTGGCGTTAAGAAAAATGGGGAGCTTGTTCCAATATTTGAGCCAATAGATGAAAGCAAAAACAATATTATCCAGAGTATAAGGGAACTTGACCTTGAAGTTAATGAGATATTCATTGCCACAGACCCTGACACAGAAGGGGAAAAAATTAGTTATGACCTGTTTTTAAACTCTCTGCCATATAACTACAATGTAAAAAGGGCTGAGTTCCACGAAGTTACAAAAAGGGCGTTTTTAGAGGCAATTAAAAATTACAGAGATTTTGATGTAAATCTTGTAAAAGCCCAGCTTGTTAGAAGGGTTGCAGATAGATGGATTGGATTTACCATTTCCCAATATATCCAGAAAAAACTCCATAGACACTGGCTATCAGCAGGGAGAGTTCAGACACCTGTTTTAGAATGGGTAATTAATAGAACAGACGAAGCAAAACAAAAAATTGCAATAGTAAGAGTTGAAATAAACGGATATCCATTTGAGTTTCAATTTGAAGACAGGAAAAAGGCCAAATGGTTCTATGACCATCTTGAATTCGTAATAGTCAAAGCCCTTGAAAAAGAAGAGGAACACCTGTTTGTTAAACCATTCACCACAGATGTTATGCTGTCTGAAGCTGCACGGGAGCTTAGATTTTCCCCTCAGGAAACAATGCAGCTGGCACAGGACTTATTTGAGGCAGGACTTATCACATACCACAGAACAGATAGTATAAGGGTTTCTGAAGCAGGGGTATTCGTTGCAAAAGAATACATTACCGAAAACTTTGGTGAGGAATACTTTAAACCAAGAACTTTCTCTACAGCCGGCGGAGCCCATGAATGTATCAGACCTACAAGGCCTATGGATGCTGATGATTTAAGGTCAATGATTTACACAATGAACCTGCAAGGAATAACCAATAAACATATTCGCCTTTATGACCTGATATTCAGAAGATTTATGGCTTCACAGATGAGGGAAACAGTAGTTGAAAAAACAACCTATGATATAAGAGCTTTTGATGAGGAATTACAGGAAGGAGTTTTAACAAGAATAATTGAACATGGATATGACCTGATACTGCCTGTTAAGGTTTATTCAATTCCTGAAGGAAAGATAGATGTAAAAGATAAAAAATCATATCATCTAAAGCCTAAAGTCCCTTACTATACATTTGCAACACTTATTCAAGATATGAAAGAAAAAGGAATAGGACGACCTTCAACCTATGCAGTAACGGTTCAAAAGCTTTTAGACAGACATTACATAGTAGAAAGAAGAGGATACCTTTTCCCAACCAAACTGGGAAGAACAGTAATGGCTCTGATTAAAAAGAGGGAAGATATTTACAAATTTGTCAATGAAAACTACACAAAACAGCTTGAAGAAATTATGGACAAAGTAGAAAAGGGAGAAGCAGATTATCAGGAAGAACTGGAAAAGCTGTTTAATGAACTAAAAGAGAAAAAGCTGTTCTTCAAGGTGGAACTTGGAAGGTATGCCTATGAAGAATGA
- the thiS gene encoding sulfur carrier protein ThiS: MKLKINGEYREFDKDQLTIKELVQELGIKAPNYAVAVGMEVVPKSEYETYQLKDGDVVEIVTFVGGG; this comes from the coding sequence ATGAAGCTGAAGATAAACGGAGAATACAGGGAATTTGATAAAGACCAGCTTACAATAAAAGAGCTTGTTCAGGAGCTTGGTATAAAAGCACCAAACTATGCCGTTGCTGTGGGAATGGAAGTTGTTCCCAAAAGTGAGTATGAAACATATCAGCTAAAAGACGGGGACGTTGTTGAAATAGTTACATTTGTAGGCGGAGGCTAA
- a CDS encoding KaiC domain-containing protein codes for MAEDPKFHEEGERVHEYREPKVVKESIFTGSKALEKAPKIYGIPTGIEGLDDLFFIVESENGKIVKKSLGGIPAYSVFNITGVNDTGKSLMVEQFTVEQARKGHKVAFITVESPANFVIASIKMRAAAMGYNFDEFEDNVILIDAASHSTLRENIPDLLATLAYAIKTYHIKFTVIDSITGLFENREMMARGIVRRLFNFMKKWYQTALFVSQKRSGHEELTAEAAGGYAVGHIVDGTMVLAKELIDSSFKAKLYKKEIGEIVRLFRIDGCRMSGHDTRTHYLEITETGLVRILGPVGK; via the coding sequence ATGGCTGAAGACCCAAAATTTCATGAAGAGGGAGAAAGAGTTCACGAATATCGAGAACCCAAAGTAGTCAAAGAAAGTATCTTCACAGGTAGTAAAGCACTTGAAAAAGCTCCAAAAATCTACGGAATTCCCACAGGAATTGAAGGATTAGATGATTTATTCTTTATCGTAGAAAGTGAAAACGGAAAAATTGTCAAAAAATCTTTAGGCGGAATTCCAGCTTACTCAGTTTTCAACATCACCGGTGTTAATGATACCGGTAAATCCCTTATGGTTGAACAATTCACTGTAGAACAGGCAAGAAAAGGCCACAAAGTAGCCTTTATCACAGTTGAATCACCTGCAAATTTTGTGATTGCTTCAATCAAAATGAGAGCAGCTGCTATGGGATATAACTTTGATGAATTTGAGGACAATGTTATTCTCATAGACGCTGCATCACACTCCACACTTAGAGAGAATATCCCAGACCTGCTGGCAACCCTTGCCTACGCAATAAAAACCTATCATATCAAGTTCACAGTAATTGATTCTATAACAGGGCTGTTTGAAAACAGGGAAATGATGGCAAGGGGAATTGTTAGAAGGCTATTCAACTTTATGAAAAAATGGTATCAGACAGCACTCTTTGTATCCCAGAAAAGAAGCGGACATGAGGAGCTAACAGCTGAAGCAGCCGGTGGATATGCTGTTGGGCATATAGTTGATGGAACAATGGTTCTGGCAAAAGAGCTTATAGACAGCTCATTTAAAGCAAAGCTATATAAAAAAGAAATTGGTGAAATAGTAAGACTATTTAGAATTGACGGCTGTAGAATGTCTGGCCACGACACAAGAACACATTATCTTGAAATCACAGAAACAGGACTGGTTAGAATACTGGGACCAGTTGGAAAATAA
- a CDS encoding bacterio-opsin activator: MVVLITSKPVDEHDLENLVGRVFFKAIDLLGGLHKLAEYRTLTWLPSLARAAFAIVLREEYLKTEEEIAEIVGLTRNTVRNILRADPNAAMFKIEHMDELTKEEKKELRVHTAGGVAKLAYKLVKEGEEAQTLLEFCREMSAKAVQVCEAPWAYTVLKHSKGLKYPVESPEALKEKLDGITIKGLSASEVADGLSYPIKNPAQLLHEIKEFLQMKGIE; the protein is encoded by the coding sequence ATGGTAGTATTAATCACTTCAAAACCGGTAGATGAGCATGACCTTGAAAATTTAGTTGGAAGAGTATTTTTCAAAGCAATAGACTTACTGGGAGGACTACATAAACTTGCTGAATACAGAACATTAACATGGCTGCCATCACTGGCCAGGGCAGCATTTGCAATTGTTCTCCGTGAAGAATATCTAAAAACAGAAGAAGAAATAGCAGAAATTGTAGGTCTCACAAGAAACACAGTAAGAAACATTCTCAGAGCTGACCCAAACGCTGCAATGTTTAAAATTGAGCATATGGATGAGCTTACAAAAGAAGAGAAAAAAGAACTGAGAGTTCATACTGCCGGTGGAGTTGCAAAACTGGCTTATAAACTGGTTAAAGAGGGTGAAGAAGCTCAAACATTACTTGAGTTTTGCAGAGAGATGTCTGCTAAAGCTGTTCAGGTATGTGAAGCACCCTGGGCTTACACAGTGCTTAAGCACAGCAAAGGTCTCAAATATCCAGTAGAAAGCCCAGAAGCATTAAAAGAAAAGTTAGATGGAATAACCATAAAAGGCCTTTCAGCTTCAGAAGTAGCTGATGGCTTATCTTATCCAATCAAAAACCCAGCACAACTTCTCCATGAAATAAAAGAATTCTTACAAATGAAAGGTATAGAATAA
- a CDS encoding DUF1439 domain-containing protein, translating into MRKIFFLFFILALAITGCVQTGNQGGTPGLTLTLSTKELNDFLKREFPIKKKYKFASVKLDNPDVLNIQKDRIKIGSEVIYSVEMLPEVKGKVLISGGIKYDPEKRAIYLKDPVIEKLEFFKKNLVSFIPENHRKTLFGFIGEVFSTVPVYKFDNKKLMYRFLKDIKAEDGKLVLRFGL; encoded by the coding sequence ATGAGAAAGATATTTTTTCTATTTTTTATATTAGCCTTAGCCATAACTGGTTGTGTCCAGACAGGAAATCAGGGAGGAACGCCAGGATTAACACTTACCCTTTCCACAAAAGAACTTAATGATTTTCTAAAAAGAGAATTCCCCATTAAGAAAAAATATAAATTTGCCTCTGTAAAACTGGATAATCCTGATGTGCTAAATATCCAAAAAGATAGAATTAAAATAGGTTCAGAAGTGATTTATTCTGTTGAGATGCTTCCTGAGGTAAAAGGAAAAGTTCTTATATCAGGTGGTATCAAATACGACCCGGAAAAAAGAGCTATATATCTAAAAGACCCTGTTATTGAAAAACTGGAATTTTTCAAAAAAAATCTTGTTTCTTTTATACCTGAAAACCACAGAAAAACTCTGTTTGGATTTATTGGTGAGGTATTCAGCACAGTTCCCGTTTATAAATTTGATAACAAAAAGCTAATGTATCGCTTTCTAAAAGATATAAAGGCAGAGGACGGGAAGCTTGTCCTGAGATTTGGACTTTAG
- the queF gene encoding preQ(1) synthase encodes MSQLKYGEKEIQEAKLERWPNPNPEKNYTIDITFPEFTCLCPRSGYPDFATIKIRYIPDQYIVELKSLKLYLNKYRNQYISHEEATNKIYDDLYNLLQPRFLEVIGDWNPRGNVKTIITVSSEDNK; translated from the coding sequence ATGAGCCAGTTAAAATATGGAGAAAAGGAAATACAGGAAGCAAAATTGGAAAGATGGCCTAACCCAAATCCAGAAAAAAATTACACAATTGATATAACCTTTCCTGAGTTTACCTGTTTATGTCCCCGTTCAGGATACCCGGATTTTGCAACAATAAAAATTAGATATATCCCTGACCAGTATATTGTTGAGCTGAAATCCCTTAAACTTTACCTGAATAAATACAGAAATCAGTATATCTCACATGAGGAAGCCACAAACAAGATATATGATGACCTGTATAATTTGCTTCAACCAAGATTTTTAGAAGTTATAGGGGACTGGAACCCAAGGGGAAATGTCAAAACAATAATAACCGTATCTTCTGAAGACAATAAATAA